A part of Kitasatospora acidiphila genomic DNA contains:
- a CDS encoding RNA-guided endonuclease InsQ/TnpB family protein: MQLRYSFRLYPNGPQRSALARAFGCARVAYNDALRTREDARASGLPFVPSAVLSKALTEAKKTEARSWLGEVSAVVLQQSLRDLDAAYRNFFDGLKGKRPRMGAPRFKSRKDNRQAIRFTANARWSITPGGDLSLPKIGDVRVKWSRRLPSVPSTVTVVKDASGRYFCSFVVETDPADDLTRMPETDAVVGIDLGLTHFAVLSDGRKIDSPKFLRRAEKKLKRAQQALSRKAKGSKNRDKARIKVARAHARVADARREFHHQLSTELIRDNQAVAVEDLAVKGLARTRLAKSVHDAGWSAFVTMLEYKAARYGRAFHRVGRFEPTSQVCSNCSVQDGPKPLHIREWTCGACGAVLDRDINAAVNVAKAAGLAVTACGAQVRPVLVPAQRVEAGTHRDGQTTVVGIPAL, translated from the coding sequence GTGCAGCTTCGGTACTCCTTCCGTCTCTACCCGAACGGGCCTCAGCGTTCCGCACTGGCCCGAGCGTTCGGGTGCGCGCGGGTGGCGTACAACGATGCCTTGCGTACCCGCGAGGACGCGCGTGCGTCGGGGCTGCCGTTCGTCCCGTCCGCGGTGCTGTCGAAGGCCCTGACAGAGGCGAAGAAGACCGAGGCCCGTTCCTGGCTCGGTGAGGTATCGGCGGTGGTGCTGCAACAGTCGCTGCGGGACCTGGACGCCGCCTACCGGAACTTCTTCGACGGCCTCAAGGGCAAACGCCCGCGCATGGGCGCACCCCGGTTCAAGTCCCGCAAGGACAACCGGCAGGCCATCCGGTTCACCGCCAATGCCCGCTGGTCGATCACGCCGGGCGGTGACCTGTCGTTGCCGAAGATCGGCGACGTGCGGGTGAAGTGGTCCCGGCGACTGCCGTCGGTGCCGTCCACGGTGACCGTGGTCAAGGACGCCTCAGGGCGGTACTTCTGCTCGTTCGTGGTGGAGACCGACCCGGCTGACGACCTGACCCGGATGCCGGAGACGGACGCCGTGGTCGGCATCGACCTGGGGCTCACCCACTTCGCCGTCCTTTCGGACGGCCGGAAGATCGACAGCCCGAAGTTCCTGCGCCGCGCGGAGAAGAAGCTCAAGCGGGCGCAGCAGGCCCTGAGCCGCAAGGCGAAAGGGTCGAAGAACCGGGACAAGGCCCGTATCAAGGTCGCCCGCGCACACGCCCGGGTAGCCGATGCGCGGCGCGAGTTCCACCACCAGCTCTCCACCGAATTGATCCGCGATAACCAAGCGGTCGCCGTGGAAGACCTGGCGGTGAAGGGACTCGCCCGCACTCGTCTGGCCAAGTCCGTCCACGATGCCGGATGGTCGGCGTTCGTGACGATGCTGGAGTACAAGGCCGCCCGGTACGGGCGCGCCTTCCACCGCGTAGGCCGTTTCGAGCCGACCTCGCAGGTCTGCTCCAACTGCAGTGTCCAGGACGGCCCCAAGCCCCTCCACATCCGGGAGTGGACCTGTGGGGCGTGCGGGGCGGTCCTCGACCGGGACATCAACGCGGCGGTCAACGTCGCCAAGGCCGCCGGACTGGCGGTGACAGCCTGTGGAGCGCAGGTAAGACCGGTACTCGTACCGGCGCAGCGCGTTGAAGCAGGAACCCACCGAGACGGTCAGACCACCGTGGTAGGAATCCCCGCCCTTTAA
- a CDS encoding PucR family transcriptional regulator, with protein sequence MPMSLRGLLQDNGLGLRLRTGAAGADRIVRWVAVTELADPTPWMTGGELILTTGLRQRTTAAQTAFVQRVAAAGASGIGFGTGLSHTAVPRATVAEAERQGLAVLEVPYETPFIAISRLVAERLAAEDHSAQRRLVDQHDLLVQALLSGGGLTALLRILRRCSGAEAAVIDRHGTVLAAAPERADALVEEVRAAGLEPAGDPGRGGPLCLPVLVDGAVTGFLCLRAAGDAADVLPYAVRLIGLELARRQARLAGRRELVGQVLEDVVRDVIAPAAAERRLAALGLDVKAAHRVVLGCLAADAPGSEEGRRLARLPWTTTGRPGSPEPVLTAVVNRYLVAVLPQTTPVDEPARRIGTALSALDARASVGIGGCYRGVDGLRWSWFEAQAALAKGPGIHGGDPLDLPRLLLAHPDLPLKQLGAEVLRPLTEFDDDRHGDLVLTLRAYLAADCSVQAVADQLYVHRNTVRYWLDQIERLTGRSLQSLQDRFHLWLALLAAYPDGGRSAPA encoded by the coding sequence ATGCCGATGTCGTTGCGCGGTCTGCTTCAGGACAACGGCCTCGGCCTGCGGCTGCGCACCGGCGCCGCCGGTGCCGACCGCATCGTCCGCTGGGTGGCGGTGACCGAACTCGCCGATCCGACACCGTGGATGACGGGTGGCGAACTGATCCTCACCACCGGCCTGCGCCAGCGGACCACCGCGGCGCAGACCGCCTTCGTCCAGCGCGTGGCCGCCGCCGGCGCCTCCGGGATCGGATTCGGCACCGGCCTGAGCCACACCGCGGTGCCGAGGGCGACGGTGGCCGAGGCCGAGCGGCAGGGCCTGGCCGTACTCGAAGTCCCGTACGAGACGCCGTTCATCGCGATCAGCCGCCTGGTCGCCGAACGGCTCGCGGCCGAGGACCACAGCGCCCAACGGCGGCTGGTGGACCAGCACGACCTGCTGGTCCAAGCGCTGCTGTCCGGCGGGGGCCTGACTGCGCTGCTGCGGATCCTGCGGCGCTGCTCCGGCGCCGAGGCCGCCGTCATCGACCGCCACGGGACGGTCCTCGCCGCCGCCCCGGAGCGTGCCGATGCGCTGGTCGAGGAGGTGCGGGCGGCCGGCCTTGAGCCCGCGGGCGACCCGGGGCGCGGCGGCCCGCTGTGCCTGCCGGTGCTGGTCGACGGAGCCGTCACCGGGTTCCTCTGCCTGCGGGCGGCCGGCGACGCGGCGGACGTCCTGCCGTACGCGGTGCGACTGATCGGCCTGGAGCTGGCACGCCGTCAGGCCCGGCTGGCCGGGCGGCGCGAACTGGTCGGCCAGGTGCTCGAAGACGTCGTGCGGGACGTGATCGCACCCGCGGCCGCCGAGCGCCGGCTCGCCGCGCTGGGGCTCGACGTCAAAGCCGCCCACCGGGTGGTGCTGGGCTGCCTGGCGGCCGACGCCCCCGGGTCGGAGGAGGGCCGGCGGTTGGCCCGGCTGCCCTGGACCACCACGGGCCGCCCCGGATCCCCCGAGCCGGTGCTCACCGCCGTGGTCAACCGGTACCTCGTCGCCGTGCTCCCGCAGACCACCCCAGTCGACGAGCCGGCCCGGCGGATCGGCACCGCGCTGTCCGCCCTCGATGCCCGCGCCTCGGTCGGCATCGGCGGCTGCTACCGAGGCGTCGACGGCCTGCGCTGGAGCTGGTTCGAGGCCCAGGCCGCCCTGGCCAAGGGCCCCGGAATCCACGGCGGCGATCCGCTCGACCTGCCGCGCCTGCTGCTCGCCCACCCCGATCTGCCGCTCAAGCAGCTCGGCGCGGAGGTGCTGCGCCCGCTCACCGAGTTCGACGACGACCGCCACGGTGACCTGGTCCTGACGCTGCGCGCCTACCTGGCCGCGGACTGCTCGGTCCAGGCGGTCGCCGACCAGCTCTACGTCCACCGGAACACCGTCCGCTACTGGCTGGACCAGATCGAGCGCCTCACCGGCCGCTCCCTGCAGTCCCTGCAGGACCGCTTCCACCTCTGGCTCGCCCTGCTGGCGGCCTACCCCGACGGCGGCCGCTCGGCCCCGGCGTAG